The proteins below come from a single Oncorhynchus keta strain PuntledgeMale-10-30-2019 chromosome 1, Oket_V2, whole genome shotgun sequence genomic window:
- the LOC127909147 gene encoding LOW QUALITY PROTEIN: PR domain zinc finger protein 10-like (The sequence of the model RefSeq protein was modified relative to this genomic sequence to represent the inferred CDS: inserted 1 base in 1 codon; deleted 1 base in 1 codon) — protein sequence MDVQNAALQHLFIRKSFRPFKCTHCGKAFRDQDKLEIHLEXTAVAYLSCHHCNKGFLSHGALEDHLLLHSEHRTYSCLFCTDTFDRLDLLKEHVGGHAVNGRFTCPSCKKVFTDFIQVKKHVHSFHSEKIFQCSDCDKAFCRPDRLRLHMLRHSDRKDFLCSTCGKQFKRKDKLREHMQRMHNPEREAKKADRIHRSKALKQKVPTTDLESFMFKCRMCMMGFRRRGMLVNHLSKRHPEMRIEEVPELTLPIIKPNRDYFCQYCDKVYKSASKRKAHILKNHPGAELPPSIRKLRPAVPGEPDPMLSTHTQLTGTIATAPVCCPHCAKQYSSKVPSVRT from the exons aatgCGGCCCTGCAGCACCTGTTCATCAGGAAGTCGTTCCGGCCCTTTAAGTGTACCCACTGTGGTAAAGCCTTCAGAGACCAGGACAAGCTGGAGATCCACCTAG TCACGGCCGTGGCCTACCTGTCCTGTCATCACTGCA ATAAAGGTTTCCTGTCCCACGGTGCGTTGGAGGACCATCTCCTGCTTCACTCAGAACACCGGACCTACTCCTGTCTGTTCTGCACCGACACCTTCGATCGTCTGGACCTGCTCAAAGAACACGTGGGTGGACATGCTGTAAACGGACGCTTCACCTGCCCTTCCTGCAAGAAGGTCTTCACGGACTTCAtacag GTGAAGAAGCATGTTCATAGCTTCCACTCTGAGAAGATCTTTCAGTGCTCAGACTGTGACAAGGCGTTCTGCAGACCTGACAGA CTACGGCTCCACATGCTGCGGCACAGCGACCGCAAGGACTTCCTCTGCTCCACCTGTGGAAAGCAGTTTAAG cgtAAGGATAAACTGAGAGAGCACATGCAGCGGATGCACAACCCAGAGCGCGAGGCTAAGAAGGCAGACCGTATCCATCGATCCAAGGCCCTGAAGCAGAAGGTTCCCACCACAGACTTGGAGAGCTTCATGTTTAAATGTCGCATGTGTATGATGGGTTTTAGACGCCGAGGTATGCTG gTGAACCATCTATCTAAGCGGCACCCTGAGATGCGTATAGAGGAAGTTCCTGAGCTCACTCTTCCCATCATCAAACCCAACAGAGACTACTTCTGTCAGTactgtgacaag GTGTATAAGTCGGCCAGTAAGCGCAAGGCCCACATCCTGAAGAACCACCCGGGGGCGGAACTACCCCCCAGCATCAGGAAGCTCCGCCCTGCCGTCCCCGGGGAACCCGACCCCATGCTGAGCACACACACCCAACTGACGGGAACGATCGCCACCGCCCCCGTCTGCTGCCCGCACTGTGCCAAGCAGTACAGTAGCAAGGTACCATCTGTTAGAACATAA